In the genome of Streptomyces sp. Q6, the window GACCGTGTCGATGCGGTTCGCCCGGACGCCGTCGCGCATGAGGGCCACGAGGTCGTCCCAGACCGCGGTGAACAGCGGCTCGGTGACGGCCAGGCCCGGGGTGTACGGGTCGATGCCGTGGCGGAAGAGGACCTCGGCCCGGTAGACGTTGCCGACGCCCGCGATGACCTTCTGGTCCATGAGGAGCGCGGCGATCGTCGTGCGGCTGCGGGAGATCCGGGCGTACGCCTTGGCCGGGGTGTCCGCGGCGCGCAGCGGGTCGGGGCCGAGGCGCTCGTGTATCGCCTGCTTCTCGGCGTCCGTGATCAGGGCGCAGGTGGTGGGGCCGCGCAGGTCCGCGTAGTGCGTGGGACCGGCCAGGCGCAGCCGGACGGTGTCCGTGGGCGGCGGGGCGGGGGTCTCGCCGAAGGTGTACTTGCCGAAGAGGCCGAGGTGGATGTGGACCCAGCCGACCGCGGCGAAGCCGAGGAAGAGGTGCTTGCCGTGGGCCTCGGTGCGGGTCAGCTCCTGGCCGGTCAGGAGTGCGGCCGCGTCGGAGAACTTGCCCTGGGGGCTGGTCACCGTCACCGTGCGGCCCGCGAAGCGTTCGGCGTGGTCCTGGGCCAGCCGGTGGATCGTATGCCCTTCGGGCACGGCCGTCGTTCTCCTCGGGTCGGTGGGGGTCGCTGTCCCGGGGCTCCGCCCCCGGGGCCCCGCTCCTCGAGCGCCGGTGGGGCCGGGACGGTGCCCGGCCCGCGCTCGAGGAGCTGAGGCGAGGGCTCAGCCCTGCGGGTGGTGCGGCGGGATCGCCGGGAGCTCGCCGGTCCGCTCGTACGCCGACAGCATGTCGATGCGGCGCTGGTGGCGCTCCTCGTTCGAGTACGGCGTCGACAGGAAGATCTCGACGAACTTCGTCGCCTCCTCCTGCGTGTGCATGCGGCCGCCGATGGAGATCACGTTCGCGTCGTTGTGCTCGCGGCCGAGGGCGGCCGTCTGCTCGCTCCAGGCGAGGGCCGCACGGACGCCCTTGACCTTGTTCGCGGCGATCTGCTCACCGTTGCCGGAGCCGCCGATCACGATGCCGAGCGACTCCGGGTCCGCCGCCGTCCGCTCCGCGGCGCGGAGGCAGAACGGGGGGTAGTCGTCGAGGGCGTCGTAGATGTGGGGCCCGCAGTCGACGGGCTCGTGGCCGTGGGCCGTGAGCCATTCGACGAGGTGGTTCTTGAGTTCGTAGCCGGCATGATCCGAGCCGAGGTACACGCGCATGGGTCCGAGTGTGGCACGCCGGGGGCCGGGTAGCAGCGTCCGGGTGCGGCGTCGGAGGAGGACGCGGGCCGGTGACGGGGTCGACGTGCCGTTGACAACAATCCGGACTCAAGGCTTCCGATTGCGTCGCCCACGTGCTTTCAATGCGACCCGCACGTTTGACACCAGACGTAAGGACCCGTGCATGACCACGCAGTCATCCCCCACCACGGACGCCGCCCCGGGCACCCCTCCGGACCACGGCAACGACGGCGGAGACGGCCTCAAGGCAGGGCTGAAGAACCGGCACCTGTCGATGATCGCCATCGGCGGAGTGATCGGCGCCGGCCTCTTCGTGGGCTCCGGCTCCGGCATCGCGGCCGCGGGGCCCGCCATCCTCGTCTCGTACGCACTCGTCGGCGCCATGGTCGTCTTCGTGATGCGGATGCTCGGCGAGATGGCCGCCGCCCGGCCGACGTCCGGCTCCTTCTCCGCCTACGCCGACCAGGCCCTCGGCCGCTGGGCCGGCTTCTCGATCGGCTGGCTGTACTGGTTCTTCTGGGTCGTCGTGCTCGCCGTGGAGGCCACGGCCGGAGCCAAGATCCTCAACGGGTGGATACCCGGGGTCCCGCAGTGGGGCTGGGCGCTGATCGTGATGGTCGTGCTGACCATCGTGAACCTGGCGGCCGTCGGCAGCTACGGCGAGTTCGAGTTCTGGTTCGCCGGGATCAAGGTCGTCGCCATCGGCGCGTTCGTGGTCGTCGGTCTGCTCGCCGCCTTCGGTGTGCTGCCGGGCTCGGACAACCCGGGCAGCGGGCTCGCGCATCTGACGGACGCGGGCGGGTTCTTCCCCAAGGGGCCCGGCGCGATCCTCACCGGTGTGCTGATGGTCGTCTTCTCCTTCATGGGCTCCGAGATCGTGACGCTCGCGGCCGGTGAGTCGGAGGACCCGCAGAAGGCCGTCACCAAGGCCACGAACTCCGTGATCTGGCGGATCGGCATCTTCTACCTGGGTTCGATCTTCGTCGTCCTCACGCTGCTGCCGTGGAACGACAAGTCGATCGTCGACGAGGGGTCGTACGTCGCCGCCCTGAACTCCATCGGCATCCCGCACGCCGGTCAGGTCATGGACGTCATCGTGCTGACGGCCGTGCTCTCCTGCCTCAACTCGGGCCTCTACACCGCCTCCCGCATGGCGTTCTCGCTCGGGCAGCGCGGTGACGCGCCGAAGGCGTTCGCGCGGACCACCTCGCGCGGTGTGCCGCGGACCGCGATCCTCGGCTCCGTCGTCTTCGGCTTCCTGGCCGTGTGGTTCAACTACCAGTGGCCGGACACCGTCTTCAACTTCCTGCTGAACTCCTCCGGCGCCGTCGCCCTGTTCGTGTGGCTCGTCATCTGCTTCACGCAGCTGAAGATGCGCGGCATCATCCTGCGCGAGTCGCCGGAGAAGCTCGTCGTGAAGATGTGGCTGTTCCCGTACCTGACGTGGGCGACGATCGCCGCGATCTCGTTCGTGCTCGTGTACATGCTCACCGACGACGCCGGGCGCGAGCAGGTGCTCCTCTCGCTCCTCGTGGCCGCGTTCGTGGTCGGGTTCTCGCTCGTACGGGAGCGGACGCGGCGCGCCAAGAGCTGAGCGCACCCCCGCCCCTGGTTTCGCCCCCTCAGTCGCTGGACGCGACCGTGGGGGCGAACGTCTTCTTGACCCCCGCGTACGTGCGCCGCGCCTGGCTCTCCCCCGCCCCCACCTCGTACCAGGTACTGATCTGGTACGACTGCGAGCCCTGCTCGAACGCGAGCTGTTCGGCGTGCCAGCGCCTGCCGTCGAGGGTGAAGAGGTACTCCCAGATCACGGCCGGGTGGCCGCGGAACGTCGTGCGGCCGAGGCGGATCTTCGCGTAGTCCTGGCCCTGGTGGGCGTCGCGTTCGGACTTCCGCCAGGTCGCCAGGAGGTCGTCCTTGGCCAGGGCCGACTGGGCGGCGAGTTCCTGGGAGCCGTCGGGGGACGTGTAGTGGACCTCCGCCGCCGTCCTCACCGAGCGCTTCCAGTCCTTCGGCGGCACCCAGGCGAAGCCCACCTCCTGCCGCGCGCCCGGCGGCAGGGTCGTCGACGGCGCGCGGGAGGTGCCCGCGACGGTCGGCTGCCGTGACGTGGGCGTCGGGTCGCCGGACGCCCCGGTGCCGCCGCCGGGCAGCGTGAGGGCCAGGGCCAGCGCGGCGCCCGCGGCGAGCACTCCCCGGCCGCGAGGAAGGTGATCCGGCGGCGGCGCGTGCCCGGCGCGCGCGCCGGGGCGGGCGGGCCGAGGAGGTCGCCGGACGGCACGGGCTTCGCGCACTCCGTGGGGAGCGCGGGCAGCGGGGCCTCGACCGGGCGGCGCAGGCCGATGTCCAGCGTGCGGGTACGGGGGTGCCACTCGGGCGACGGCGGCGGCGTCAGCTCCCGCGCGACCTCGTCGAGGCCGGGCCGGTCCTGCGGCTCCTTCGCCAGCAGCCGGGTCAGGAGCGGGCCCAGCCGCCCCGCCTCGTCCGGCAGCCGGGGCTCCTCGTACAGGACGGCGTGCAGCGTCGCGAGGGTCGTGTCGCGGGAGAACGGCGAGCGGCCGCCGAGCGCCGCGCAGAGCGTCGCGCCGAGGGACCAGAGGTCGGACGGCGGGCCCTGCGGGCGGCCGGAGACCCGCTCGGGGGCCATGTAGTCGGGCGAGCCGACGAGCATCCCGACGATGGTGAGCGCCTTGGTGTCCTGGATCGCGGCGATCCCGAAGTCGGTGAGCATGACGCGGCGCCGTCCGGCCCGCTCCATCAGGACGTTGCCCGGCTTGATGTCCCGGTGCAGCACACCGCCCGCGTGCACCTCCCGCAGCGCCTGGGTCAGGCCGAGGCCGATCTCCGCGACCTGCTCCACGCCCAGCGGTCCTTCGTCGACGAGGACCTGCTCCAGCGAGCGGCCGTCGACCAGTTCCATGACGATCCACAGGCGCTCGCCCTGGTCCACGACGTCGTACACGCGCACCACGTTGGGATGGTCGATACGGGCCGTCGCGCGGGCCTCGCGCAGGGTGCGCTCACGGCGGGTGCGGGCGTCCTCGGGGTCGAGGCCGTCGATGCGCATCTCCTTGACGGCGACGGGCCGGTCGAGCATCTCGTCGACCGCGCGCCACACGCGCCCCATTCCACCCTGTCCTATGTGCGCGTCGAGGCGGTAGCGGTCCGCCACCATCAATCCCCTGACGCCTCCGCTCATATTCCCTGGCAATCGACTGCACCCCCGTATCCGACGATTCCCCGGTCACACATAGGTGACACTTCGCGCCGTCCCAGCATAGTGCGGAGAAATCTTGTGGTACCTCTTCAAGTACTGCGAATTCGGACGCAGTTGGGGGAACGCGAAAGACCATGAAAGACCAAGGGGGACGAACATGAGTGCACGGCGTCAGGTCAAGACGGCGGGGTCACTGCTGGCGGCGACGGCCACGGTGGTGCTGTTCCTGCCGGGTGCGGCCGGGGCGAACGGCGAGCCCGGACCCGGCAGCAGCGAGGGCGGGAAGGCGATGGACGCGGCACCGTCCGGCGTCAAACTGACCACGGGTCTGCCCAAGAAGATCACCGTCGACAATTCGACCAAGGAAACGCAGAACCTTGTCGCGACCGTGAACAACGAGGGCACCAAGGACAGCGGAAAGATCCATCTCGCCGTGGTCGGTTTCGACGGGCTCGTGATCAAAGACGTGCCCGGCTGCGCGATGATTCCCGAGAACAAATTGCCGAAGGGATCGAACAGCGGATTCGCATGCTCGATCGATAATCTCGCGGCCGGAAAGTTCAGGTCGTACAAGGTCGACGCGACCTTCGATCTCGCCAAGACCGGAAAGATCTGCCTGCCGGTGCAGAGCGGCGACACGAAGAAGACCTTCTGGCAGCAGGGTCCCGTGCCGTTCGGCACGACCAGCCCCTCGCCGAACGCGCCGGTGACACCGCTGCTGCTCAACACGGAGAACAAGCCGGCCGCCCCGGCCGGTGACAAGGGCGGTGGCGACAGCGGGGAGAAGCCGGGCGACAAGGGCGGCGACAAGCGCGAGCTGCCCTCCACCGGTCCCCGTGAGGACGTGCTGCCGCTGGGCGCCTTCGGCGCGAGCCTGCTCGCCGCCGGCGCGGCCGGTCTGTGGTGGACCCGCCGCCGGTCCGAGGAGAGCCGGGAAAGCTGACGGAACCTGTCAGGTTATGCGGGCACAGTACGTGCCATGACGACCACGCAGGACACGCACGACAGCAGGAGCGCACCGCTCACCTTCCGCGCGGGCGAGGCCGGTTACGACGACGAACTCGCCGGATTCCAGACCGGTTTCGCCCAGCGGCCCGAGGTGATCCACGCGGCGGCCACCGCGGACGACGTGGTGGCCGCCGTGCGGTACGCCGCCGCGGGGAACCTCCCGGTCGGCGTCCAGGCCACCGGTCACGGTGTGCCCGGCGCCGCCGACGGCGGGGTGCTCGTCAGCACCCGGCGGATGGACGCGGTCACCGTGGACCCGGCCGCCCGCACGGCGCGCGTCGGCGCGGGCGCCCGCTGGGGCGCGGTCGTGGCGGCCGCCGCCGAGCACGGCCTCGCCCCGCTGAACGGTTCGGCGCCGAGCGTGGGCGCCGTCGGCTACACGCTGGGCGGTGGACTCGGCATCCTGGCACGGGAGTTCGGCTACACCGCCGACCACGTGCGCTCCGTGGACGTCGTGACGGCGGACGCCGTACCGCGTCACGTCACCGCCGACAGCGACCCCGAGCTGTTCTGGGGCC includes:
- a CDS encoding Fpg/Nei family DNA glycosylase yields the protein MPEGHTIHRLAQDHAERFAGRTVTVTSPQGKFSDAAALLTGQELTRTEAHGKHLFLGFAAVGWVHIHLGLFGKYTFGETPAPPPTDTVRLRLAGPTHYADLRGPTTCALITDAEKQAIHERLGPDPLRAADTPAKAYARISRSRTTIAALLMDQKVIAGVGNVYRAEVLFRHGIDPYTPGLAVTEPLFTAVWDDLVALMRDGVRANRIDTVRPEHTPEAMNRPPRVDDHGGEVYVYRRAPQPCLLCGTRIRTAELAARNLFWCPTCQPPAATR
- a CDS encoding serine/threonine-protein kinase, with product MVADRYRLDAHIGQGGMGRVWRAVDEMLDRPVAVKEMRIDGLDPEDARTRRERTLREARATARIDHPNVVRVYDVVDQGERLWIVMELVDGRSLEQVLVDEGPLGVEQVAEIGLGLTQALREVHAGGVLHRDIKPGNVLMERAGRRRVMLTDFGIAAIQDTKALTIVGMLVGSPDYMAPERVSGRPQGPPSDLWSLGATLCAALGGRSPFSRDTTLATLHAVLYEEPRLPDEAGRLGPLLTRLLAKEPQDRPGLDEVARELTPPPSPEWHPRTRTLDIGLRRPVEAPLPALPTECAKPVPSGDLLGPPAPARAPGTRRRRITFLAAGECSPRAPRWPWPSRCPAAAPGRPATRRPRHGSRPSRAPPARRRRPCRRARGRRWASPGCRRRTGSAR
- a CDS encoding ribose-5-phosphate isomerase, whose translation is MRVYLGSDHAGYELKNHLVEWLTAHGHEPVDCGPHIYDALDDYPPFCLRAAERTAADPESLGIVIGGSGNGEQIAANKVKGVRAALAWSEQTAALGREHNDANVISIGGRMHTQEEATKFVEIFLSTPYSNEERHQRRIDMLSAYERTGELPAIPPHHPQG
- a CDS encoding LPXTG cell wall anchor domain-containing protein — translated: MSARRQVKTAGSLLAATATVVLFLPGAAGANGEPGPGSSEGGKAMDAAPSGVKLTTGLPKKITVDNSTKETQNLVATVNNEGTKDSGKIHLAVVGFDGLVIKDVPGCAMIPENKLPKGSNSGFACSIDNLAAGKFRSYKVDATFDLAKTGKICLPVQSGDTKKTFWQQGPVPFGTTSPSPNAPVTPLLLNTENKPAAPAGDKGGGDSGEKPGDKGGDKRELPSTGPREDVLPLGAFGASLLAAGAAGLWWTRRRSEESRES
- a CDS encoding amino acid permease, with the protein product MTTQSSPTTDAAPGTPPDHGNDGGDGLKAGLKNRHLSMIAIGGVIGAGLFVGSGSGIAAAGPAILVSYALVGAMVVFVMRMLGEMAAARPTSGSFSAYADQALGRWAGFSIGWLYWFFWVVVLAVEATAGAKILNGWIPGVPQWGWALIVMVVLTIVNLAAVGSYGEFEFWFAGIKVVAIGAFVVVGLLAAFGVLPGSDNPGSGLAHLTDAGGFFPKGPGAILTGVLMVVFSFMGSEIVTLAAGESEDPQKAVTKATNSVIWRIGIFYLGSIFVVLTLLPWNDKSIVDEGSYVAALNSIGIPHAGQVMDVIVLTAVLSCLNSGLYTASRMAFSLGQRGDAPKAFARTTSRGVPRTAILGSVVFGFLAVWFNYQWPDTVFNFLLNSSGAVALFVWLVICFTQLKMRGIILRESPEKLVVKMWLFPYLTWATIAAISFVLVYMLTDDAGREQVLLSLLVAAFVVGFSLVRERTRRAKS